From Anopheles arabiensis isolate DONGOLA chromosome 3, AaraD3, whole genome shotgun sequence, a single genomic window includes:
- the LOC120902600 gene encoding uncharacterized protein LOC120902600 isoform X6: protein MLYTTLIAMLTDKVHNNIKASSSIPVIVDNHHFNTQANNLHEKQPLEILNDDAYAGMFPISGNFASIQHEPVMKDYYIGPTPLLTDHWAKSDVKFRRNPSYGKGHRIEYGGFKPPLVPSVEIDEHGTPLLKKSLPVLSW, encoded by the exons ATGTTGTATACTACACTGATAGCAATGCTTACGGACAAAGTTCACAACAATATCAAAG CGTCGTCATCAATTCCGGTAATTGTGGATAATCACCATTTTAATACTCAAGCAAACAACTTACACGAAAAACAACCATTGGAGATTCTTAACGACGATGCTTATGCAGGTATGTTTCCAATAT CAGGGAATTTTGCTTCCATTCAACATGAACCAGTCATGAAGGACTATTACATAGGACCAACTCCATTATTGACGGATCATTGGGCTAAAAGCGACGTAAAATTCCGACGTAATCCTAGCTACGGAAAGGGTCATCGCATCGAATACGGAGGATTTAAGCCACCATTAGTGCCATCGGTTGAGATAGATGAGCATGGCACTCCACTTTTAAAAAAGAGCCTTCCTGTGCTTTCTTGGTAG
- the LOC120902600 gene encoding uncharacterized protein LOC120902600 isoform X1 encodes MLVLLTLLCLSILRFDVIAENLAVNEHNQTDIHLHYSPEPSVPSTIEPLHQTHGVVRYQHMINNSPNSNYVVYYTDSNAYGQSSQQYQSMPHSERLSRMITHSSQPISVQLLSLVQPTVSNDYLLNEFGNEVIDVTKTQRLLSDTQNLVRSEDSVDINYAQENATDRSQGTIRQYSKSEDSVLSGSEHTVNKAVLASFNAPIVVTDNDAAESSDIESRRLNSSRSYVKQINFEIFGESMDHNNGQYLKETTILSSKPAEPCDKNNNEKEILITKQEVTSIKPGKVSKLRASTTARLSTRHKGTYTTDKPTQIILTTTTTTVGKKSGFSRYLAPFQAGLRLSDSGKKYSNQDCFDDNTLIEERSVVDVQKNFNIKELFINNTTPSTRYFDVDTKNIKQPVFAEKSIDRIVKQPVFIENPVLRIIKQPTIEENQEERKQPVVENSVPLVIDRIVEKPIHHIVDRPIKVENNVPVDKIVKTPVVVEKIITKELKIPYHVAHILDRPVTVEKIVEKPVEVSHYIDRPVEIKIERPVAVETTVETNIEKTINRPIPIQHVIEKHVQVPVPVTLEKVFEKIIDRPVPYTVEQIIDRPYPVEKIVEKIVDRPYPVQVPVEIPVHYPVQVPVAIPVPYPVEKYITLPLHEPKPTHSIIKTIHYEHLDLGMFLAQKKKYLVDHFFPKSHHYPKIDCAKPGEMHSFYPNNRYPVNDLHNAASSSIPVIVDNHHFNTQANNLHEKQPLEILNDDAYAGMFPISGNFASIQHEPVMKDYYIGPTPLLTDHWAKSDVKFRRNPSYGKGHRIEYGGFKPPLVPSVEIDEHGTPLLKKSLPVLSW; translated from the exons ATGCTGGTGTTACTTACACTACTGTGTTTATCAATATTGCGGTTCGATGTCATAGCGGAGAACTTGGCCGTAAACGAACACAATCAAACGGATATACATCTTCATTACTCACCAGAACCTTCAGTTCCATCAACAATTGAACCTTTGCACCAG ACTCACGGCGTTGTACGGTATCAACATATGATCAACAACTCTCCTAACAGCAATTATGTTGTATACTACACTGATAGCAATGCTTACGGACAAAGTTCACAACAATATCAAAG TATGCCCCATAGTGAGCGGTTATCGAGAATGATTACGCACAGCTCGCAACCAATTTCTGTTCAGTTACTGTCACTAGTTCAACCAACTGTGAGTAACGATTACTTACTCAATGAGTTTGGAAATGAAGTTATAGATGTAACCAAGACACAAAGACTGCTTTCGGATACTCAGAATTTAGTGAGATCCGAAGATTCAGTTGATATCAATTACGCCCAAGAAAATGCCACAGACCGTTCCCAAGGGACTATCAGACAATATTCCAAATCAGAAGACAGTGTTCTAAGTGGAAGCGAACACACTGTAAACAAGGCAGTACTGGCAAGCTTTAACGCGCCGATTGTTGTCACCGATAATGATGCTGCGGAATCTAGTGATATTGAAAGCCGTCGACTCAATAGTAGTAGATCatatgtaaaacaaataaatttcgaAATTTTTGGCGAGTCCATGGATCATAACAATGGGCAGTATTTAAAGGAAACTACAATTTTATCCAGCAAACCAGCAGAGCCATgcgacaaaaacaacaacgaaaaagaaatTCTAATCACTAAACAAGAAGTCACATCAATTAAACCTGGAAAAGTATCAAAACTCCGAGCATCAACAACTGCACGGTTGAGCACGAGACACAAGGGTACTTATACGACTGATAAACCTACACAAATCATATtaaccacaaccacaaccactGTTGGTAAAAAATCTGGATTTTCAAGATATTTAGCACCATTTCAGGCAGGCTTACGTCTATCTGATTCCGGTAAAAAATACTCGAATCAAGATTGTTTTGATGACAATACTCTTATTGAAGAGCGTAGTGTTGTAGACGTACAAAAGAACTTCAATATTAAGGAATTATTCATTAATAATACAACCCCGTCTACACGGTATTTTGATGTCGacacaaaaaatattaagCAACCAGTGTTTGCAGAAAAATCTATCGATCGAATTGTAAAGCAACCAGTATTTATTGAAAACCCAGTTTTAAGGATCATAAAACAGCCTACTATCGAGGAAAATCAAGAAGAACGCAAACAACCAGTTGTAGAAAATTCGGTGCCATTAGTCATTGATCGAATTGTAGAAAAACCTATTCATCATATTGTTGATCGACCGATAAAGGTAGAAAATAATGTACCTGTAGATAAAATTGTCAAAACTCCAGTAGTGGTAGAGAAAATAATCACGAAAGAATTGAAGATTCCTTATCACGTAGCACACATCCTTGATCGACCTGTAACTGTGGAGAAAATTGTGGAAAAGCCTGTAGAAGTTTCACATTACATTGATCGTCctgtggaaataaaaattgagCGTCCAGTTGCAGTGGAGACCACAGTagaaacaaatattgaaaagaCTATTAATCGACCAATACCAATACAACATGTAATTGAAAAGCATGTACAGGTCCCGGTACCAGTAACATTGGAGAAAGTTTTTGAAAAGATTATAGATCGTCCTGTGCCTTACACGGTCGAGCAAATTATCGATCGCCCGTATCCAGTGGAaaaaattgttgaaaaaattGTTGATCGACCCTACCCAGTGCAAGTACCCGTAGAAATACCAGTACACTATCCTGTACAGGTTCCTGTGGCTATACCAGTACCATATCCAGTAGAGAAATACATAACTCTACCATTGCATGAACCAAAACCTACACATTCAATAATTAAAACTATTCATTACGAGCATTTAGATTTAGGAATGTTTTTGGCtcagaaaaagaaatatttagtTGATCATTTCTTCCCAAAATCTCACCACTACCCAAAAATTGATTGCGCGAAACCAGGCGAAATGCATAGTTTCTATCCAAATAATCGGTATCCTGTAAATGATTTACACAATGCAGCGTCGTCATCAATTCCGGTAATTGTGGATAATCACCATTTTAATACTCAAGCAAACAACTTACACGAAAAACAACCATTGGAGATTCTTAACGACGATGCTTATGCAGGTATGTTTCCAATAT CAGGGAATTTTGCTTCCATTCAACATGAACCAGTCATGAAGGACTATTACATAGGACCAACTCCATTATTGACGGATCATTGGGCTAAAAGCGACGTAAAATTCCGACGTAATCCTAGCTACGGAAAGGGTCATCGCATCGAATACGGAGGATTTAAGCCACCATTAGTGCCATCGGTTGAGATAGATGAGCATGGCACTCCACTTTTAAAAAAGAGCCTTCCTGTGCTTTCTTGGTAG
- the LOC120902600 gene encoding uncharacterized protein LOC120902600 isoform X2, whose protein sequence is MLVLLTLLCLSILRFDVIAENLAVNEHNQTDIHLHYSPEPSVPSTIEPLHQTHGVVRYQHMINNSPNSNYVVYYTDSNAYGQSSQQYQSMPHSERLSRMITHSSQPISVQLLSLVQPTVSNDYLLNEFGNEVIDVTKTQRLLSDTQNLVRSEDSVDINYAQENATDRSQGTIRQYSKSEDSVLSGSEHTVNKAVLASFNAPIVVTDNDAAESSDIESRRLNSSRSYVKQINFEIFGESMDHNNGQYLKETTILSSKPAEPCDKNNNEKEILITKQEVTSIKPGKVSKLRASTTARLSTRHKGTYTTDKPTQIILTTTTTTVGKKSGFSRYLAPFQAGLRLSDSGKKYSNQDCFDDNTLIEERSVVDVQKNFNIKELFINNTTPSTRYFDVDTKNIKQPVFAEKSIDRIVKQPVFIENPVLRIIKQPTIEENQEERKQPVVENSVPLVIDRIVEKPIHHIVDRPIKVENNVPVDKIVKTPVVVEKIITKELKIPYHVAHILDRPVTVEKIVEKPVEVSHYIDRPVEIKIERPVAVETTVETNIEKTINRPIPIQHVIEKHVQVPVPVTLEKVFEKIIDRPVPYTVEQIIDRPYPVEKIVEKIVDRPYPVQVPVEIPVHYPVQVPVAIPVPYPVEKYITLPLHEPKPTHSIIKTIHYEHLDLGMFLAQKKKYLVDHFFPKSHHYPKIDCAKPGEMHSFYPNNRYPVNDLHNAASSSIPVIVDNHHFNTQANNLHEKQPLEILNDDAYAGMFPIWNFASIQHEPVMKDYYIGPTPLLTDHWAKSDVKFRRNPSYGKGHRIEYGGFKPPLVPSVEIDEHGTPLLKKSLPVLSW, encoded by the exons ATGCTGGTGTTACTTACACTACTGTGTTTATCAATATTGCGGTTCGATGTCATAGCGGAGAACTTGGCCGTAAACGAACACAATCAAACGGATATACATCTTCATTACTCACCAGAACCTTCAGTTCCATCAACAATTGAACCTTTGCACCAG ACTCACGGCGTTGTACGGTATCAACATATGATCAACAACTCTCCTAACAGCAATTATGTTGTATACTACACTGATAGCAATGCTTACGGACAAAGTTCACAACAATATCAAAG TATGCCCCATAGTGAGCGGTTATCGAGAATGATTACGCACAGCTCGCAACCAATTTCTGTTCAGTTACTGTCACTAGTTCAACCAACTGTGAGTAACGATTACTTACTCAATGAGTTTGGAAATGAAGTTATAGATGTAACCAAGACACAAAGACTGCTTTCGGATACTCAGAATTTAGTGAGATCCGAAGATTCAGTTGATATCAATTACGCCCAAGAAAATGCCACAGACCGTTCCCAAGGGACTATCAGACAATATTCCAAATCAGAAGACAGTGTTCTAAGTGGAAGCGAACACACTGTAAACAAGGCAGTACTGGCAAGCTTTAACGCGCCGATTGTTGTCACCGATAATGATGCTGCGGAATCTAGTGATATTGAAAGCCGTCGACTCAATAGTAGTAGATCatatgtaaaacaaataaatttcgaAATTTTTGGCGAGTCCATGGATCATAACAATGGGCAGTATTTAAAGGAAACTACAATTTTATCCAGCAAACCAGCAGAGCCATgcgacaaaaacaacaacgaaaaagaaatTCTAATCACTAAACAAGAAGTCACATCAATTAAACCTGGAAAAGTATCAAAACTCCGAGCATCAACAACTGCACGGTTGAGCACGAGACACAAGGGTACTTATACGACTGATAAACCTACACAAATCATATtaaccacaaccacaaccactGTTGGTAAAAAATCTGGATTTTCAAGATATTTAGCACCATTTCAGGCAGGCTTACGTCTATCTGATTCCGGTAAAAAATACTCGAATCAAGATTGTTTTGATGACAATACTCTTATTGAAGAGCGTAGTGTTGTAGACGTACAAAAGAACTTCAATATTAAGGAATTATTCATTAATAATACAACCCCGTCTACACGGTATTTTGATGTCGacacaaaaaatattaagCAACCAGTGTTTGCAGAAAAATCTATCGATCGAATTGTAAAGCAACCAGTATTTATTGAAAACCCAGTTTTAAGGATCATAAAACAGCCTACTATCGAGGAAAATCAAGAAGAACGCAAACAACCAGTTGTAGAAAATTCGGTGCCATTAGTCATTGATCGAATTGTAGAAAAACCTATTCATCATATTGTTGATCGACCGATAAAGGTAGAAAATAATGTACCTGTAGATAAAATTGTCAAAACTCCAGTAGTGGTAGAGAAAATAATCACGAAAGAATTGAAGATTCCTTATCACGTAGCACACATCCTTGATCGACCTGTAACTGTGGAGAAAATTGTGGAAAAGCCTGTAGAAGTTTCACATTACATTGATCGTCctgtggaaataaaaattgagCGTCCAGTTGCAGTGGAGACCACAGTagaaacaaatattgaaaagaCTATTAATCGACCAATACCAATACAACATGTAATTGAAAAGCATGTACAGGTCCCGGTACCAGTAACATTGGAGAAAGTTTTTGAAAAGATTATAGATCGTCCTGTGCCTTACACGGTCGAGCAAATTATCGATCGCCCGTATCCAGTGGAaaaaattgttgaaaaaattGTTGATCGACCCTACCCAGTGCAAGTACCCGTAGAAATACCAGTACACTATCCTGTACAGGTTCCTGTGGCTATACCAGTACCATATCCAGTAGAGAAATACATAACTCTACCATTGCATGAACCAAAACCTACACATTCAATAATTAAAACTATTCATTACGAGCATTTAGATTTAGGAATGTTTTTGGCtcagaaaaagaaatatttagtTGATCATTTCTTCCCAAAATCTCACCACTACCCAAAAATTGATTGCGCGAAACCAGGCGAAATGCATAGTTTCTATCCAAATAATCGGTATCCTGTAAATGATTTACACAATGCAGCGTCGTCATCAATTCCGGTAATTGTGGATAATCACCATTTTAATACTCAAGCAAACAACTTACACGAAAAACAACCATTGGAGATTCTTAACGACGATGCTTATGCAGGTATGTTTCCAATAT GGAATTTTGCTTCCATTCAACATGAACCAGTCATGAAGGACTATTACATAGGACCAACTCCATTATTGACGGATCATTGGGCTAAAAGCGACGTAAAATTCCGACGTAATCCTAGCTACGGAAAGGGTCATCGCATCGAATACGGAGGATTTAAGCCACCATTAGTGCCATCGGTTGAGATAGATGAGCATGGCACTCCACTTTTAAAAAAGAGCCTTCCTGTGCTTTCTTGGTAG
- the LOC120902600 gene encoding uncharacterized protein LOC120902600 isoform X4, with protein sequence MLVLLTLLCLSILRFDVIAENLAVNEHNQTDIHLHYSPEPSVPSTIEPLHQTHGVVRYQHMINNSPNSNYVVYYTDSNAYGQSSQQYQSMPHSERLSRMITHSSQPISVQLLSLVQPTVSNDYLLNEFGNEVIDVTKTQRLLSDTQNLVRSEDSVDINYAQENATDRSQGTIRQYSKSEDSVLSGSEHTVNKAVLASFNAPIVVTDNDAAESSDIESRRLNSSRSYVKQINFEIFGESMDHNNGQYLKETTILSSKPAEPCDKNNNEKEILITKQEVTSIKPGKVSKLRASTTARLSTRHKGTYTTDKPTQIILTTTTTTVGKKSGFSRYLAPFQAGLRLSDSGKKYSNQDCFDDNTLIEERSVVDVQKNFNIKELFINNTTPSTRYFDVDTKNIKQPVFAEKSIDRIVKQPVFIENPVLRIIKQPTIEENQEERKQPVVENSVPLVIDRIVEKPIHHIVDRPIKVENNVPVDKIVKTPVVVEKIITKELKIPYHVAHILDRPVTVEKIVEKPVEVSHYIDRPVEIKIERPVAVETTVETNIEKTINRPIPIQHVIEKHVQVPVPVTLEKVFEKIIDRPVPYTVEQIIDRPYPVEKIVEKIVDRPYPVQVPVEIPVHYPVQVPVAIPVPYPVEKYITLPLHEPKPTHSIIKTIHYEHLDLGMFLAQKKKYLVDHFFPKSHHYPKIDCAKPGEMHSFYPNNRYPVNDLHNAASSSIPVIVDNHHFNTQANNLHEKQPLEILNDDAYAGNFASIQHEPVMKDYYIGPTPLLTDHWAKSDVKFRRNPSYGKGHRIEYGGFKPPLVPSVEIDEHGTPLLKKSLPVLSW encoded by the exons ATGCTGGTGTTACTTACACTACTGTGTTTATCAATATTGCGGTTCGATGTCATAGCGGAGAACTTGGCCGTAAACGAACACAATCAAACGGATATACATCTTCATTACTCACCAGAACCTTCAGTTCCATCAACAATTGAACCTTTGCACCAG ACTCACGGCGTTGTACGGTATCAACATATGATCAACAACTCTCCTAACAGCAATTATGTTGTATACTACACTGATAGCAATGCTTACGGACAAAGTTCACAACAATATCAAAG TATGCCCCATAGTGAGCGGTTATCGAGAATGATTACGCACAGCTCGCAACCAATTTCTGTTCAGTTACTGTCACTAGTTCAACCAACTGTGAGTAACGATTACTTACTCAATGAGTTTGGAAATGAAGTTATAGATGTAACCAAGACACAAAGACTGCTTTCGGATACTCAGAATTTAGTGAGATCCGAAGATTCAGTTGATATCAATTACGCCCAAGAAAATGCCACAGACCGTTCCCAAGGGACTATCAGACAATATTCCAAATCAGAAGACAGTGTTCTAAGTGGAAGCGAACACACTGTAAACAAGGCAGTACTGGCAAGCTTTAACGCGCCGATTGTTGTCACCGATAATGATGCTGCGGAATCTAGTGATATTGAAAGCCGTCGACTCAATAGTAGTAGATCatatgtaaaacaaataaatttcgaAATTTTTGGCGAGTCCATGGATCATAACAATGGGCAGTATTTAAAGGAAACTACAATTTTATCCAGCAAACCAGCAGAGCCATgcgacaaaaacaacaacgaaaaagaaatTCTAATCACTAAACAAGAAGTCACATCAATTAAACCTGGAAAAGTATCAAAACTCCGAGCATCAACAACTGCACGGTTGAGCACGAGACACAAGGGTACTTATACGACTGATAAACCTACACAAATCATATtaaccacaaccacaaccactGTTGGTAAAAAATCTGGATTTTCAAGATATTTAGCACCATTTCAGGCAGGCTTACGTCTATCTGATTCCGGTAAAAAATACTCGAATCAAGATTGTTTTGATGACAATACTCTTATTGAAGAGCGTAGTGTTGTAGACGTACAAAAGAACTTCAATATTAAGGAATTATTCATTAATAATACAACCCCGTCTACACGGTATTTTGATGTCGacacaaaaaatattaagCAACCAGTGTTTGCAGAAAAATCTATCGATCGAATTGTAAAGCAACCAGTATTTATTGAAAACCCAGTTTTAAGGATCATAAAACAGCCTACTATCGAGGAAAATCAAGAAGAACGCAAACAACCAGTTGTAGAAAATTCGGTGCCATTAGTCATTGATCGAATTGTAGAAAAACCTATTCATCATATTGTTGATCGACCGATAAAGGTAGAAAATAATGTACCTGTAGATAAAATTGTCAAAACTCCAGTAGTGGTAGAGAAAATAATCACGAAAGAATTGAAGATTCCTTATCACGTAGCACACATCCTTGATCGACCTGTAACTGTGGAGAAAATTGTGGAAAAGCCTGTAGAAGTTTCACATTACATTGATCGTCctgtggaaataaaaattgagCGTCCAGTTGCAGTGGAGACCACAGTagaaacaaatattgaaaagaCTATTAATCGACCAATACCAATACAACATGTAATTGAAAAGCATGTACAGGTCCCGGTACCAGTAACATTGGAGAAAGTTTTTGAAAAGATTATAGATCGTCCTGTGCCTTACACGGTCGAGCAAATTATCGATCGCCCGTATCCAGTGGAaaaaattgttgaaaaaattGTTGATCGACCCTACCCAGTGCAAGTACCCGTAGAAATACCAGTACACTATCCTGTACAGGTTCCTGTGGCTATACCAGTACCATATCCAGTAGAGAAATACATAACTCTACCATTGCATGAACCAAAACCTACACATTCAATAATTAAAACTATTCATTACGAGCATTTAGATTTAGGAATGTTTTTGGCtcagaaaaagaaatatttagtTGATCATTTCTTCCCAAAATCTCACCACTACCCAAAAATTGATTGCGCGAAACCAGGCGAAATGCATAGTTTCTATCCAAATAATCGGTATCCTGTAAATGATTTACACAATGCAGCGTCGTCATCAATTCCGGTAATTGTGGATAATCACCATTTTAATACTCAAGCAAACAACTTACACGAAAAACAACCATTGGAGATTCTTAACGACGATGCTTATGCAG GGAATTTTGCTTCCATTCAACATGAACCAGTCATGAAGGACTATTACATAGGACCAACTCCATTATTGACGGATCATTGGGCTAAAAGCGACGTAAAATTCCGACGTAATCCTAGCTACGGAAAGGGTCATCGCATCGAATACGGAGGATTTAAGCCACCATTAGTGCCATCGGTTGAGATAGATGAGCATGGCACTCCACTTTTAAAAAAGAGCCTTCCTGTGCTTTCTTGGTAG
- the LOC120902600 gene encoding uncharacterized protein LOC120902600 isoform X3, whose product MLVLLTLLCLSILRFDVIAENLAVNEHNQTDIHLHYSPEPSVPSTIEPLHQTHGVVRYQHMINNSPNSNYVVYYTDSNAYGQSSQQYQSMPHSERLSRMITHSSQPISVQLLSLVQPTVSNDYLLNEFGNEVIDVTKTQRLLSDTQNLVRSEDSVDINYAQENATDRSQGTIRQYSKSEDSVLSGSEHTVNKAVLASFNAPIVVTDNDAAESSDIESRRLNSSRSYVKQINFEIFGESMDHNNGQYLKETTILSSKPAEPCDKNNNEKEILITKQEVTSIKPGKVSKLRASTTARLSTRHKGTYTTDKPTQIILTTTTTTVGKKSGFSRYLAPFQAGLRLSDSGKKYSNQDCFDDNTLIEERSVVDVQKNFNIKELFINNTTPSTRYFDVDTKNIKQPVFAEKSIDRIVKQPVFIENPVLRIIKQPTIEENQEERKQPVVENSVPLVIDRIVEKPIHHIVDRPIKVENNVPVDKIVKTPVVVEKIITKELKIPYHVAHILDRPVTVEKIVEKPVEVSHYIDRPVEIKIERPVAVETTVETNIEKTINRPIPIQHVIEKHVQVPVPVTLEKVFEKIIDRPVPYTVEQIIDRPYPVEKIVEKIVDRPYPVQVPVEIPVHYPVQVPVAIPVPYPVEKYITLPLHEPKPTHSIIKTIHYEHLDLGMFLAQKKKYLVDHFFPKSHHYPKIDCAKPGEMHSFYPNNRYPVNDLHNAASSSIPVIVDNHHFNTQANNLHEKQPLEILNDDAYAAGNFASIQHEPVMKDYYIGPTPLLTDHWAKSDVKFRRNPSYGKGHRIEYGGFKPPLVPSVEIDEHGTPLLKKSLPVLSW is encoded by the exons ATGCTGGTGTTACTTACACTACTGTGTTTATCAATATTGCGGTTCGATGTCATAGCGGAGAACTTGGCCGTAAACGAACACAATCAAACGGATATACATCTTCATTACTCACCAGAACCTTCAGTTCCATCAACAATTGAACCTTTGCACCAG ACTCACGGCGTTGTACGGTATCAACATATGATCAACAACTCTCCTAACAGCAATTATGTTGTATACTACACTGATAGCAATGCTTACGGACAAAGTTCACAACAATATCAAAG TATGCCCCATAGTGAGCGGTTATCGAGAATGATTACGCACAGCTCGCAACCAATTTCTGTTCAGTTACTGTCACTAGTTCAACCAACTGTGAGTAACGATTACTTACTCAATGAGTTTGGAAATGAAGTTATAGATGTAACCAAGACACAAAGACTGCTTTCGGATACTCAGAATTTAGTGAGATCCGAAGATTCAGTTGATATCAATTACGCCCAAGAAAATGCCACAGACCGTTCCCAAGGGACTATCAGACAATATTCCAAATCAGAAGACAGTGTTCTAAGTGGAAGCGAACACACTGTAAACAAGGCAGTACTGGCAAGCTTTAACGCGCCGATTGTTGTCACCGATAATGATGCTGCGGAATCTAGTGATATTGAAAGCCGTCGACTCAATAGTAGTAGATCatatgtaaaacaaataaatttcgaAATTTTTGGCGAGTCCATGGATCATAACAATGGGCAGTATTTAAAGGAAACTACAATTTTATCCAGCAAACCAGCAGAGCCATgcgacaaaaacaacaacgaaaaagaaatTCTAATCACTAAACAAGAAGTCACATCAATTAAACCTGGAAAAGTATCAAAACTCCGAGCATCAACAACTGCACGGTTGAGCACGAGACACAAGGGTACTTATACGACTGATAAACCTACACAAATCATATtaaccacaaccacaaccactGTTGGTAAAAAATCTGGATTTTCAAGATATTTAGCACCATTTCAGGCAGGCTTACGTCTATCTGATTCCGGTAAAAAATACTCGAATCAAGATTGTTTTGATGACAATACTCTTATTGAAGAGCGTAGTGTTGTAGACGTACAAAAGAACTTCAATATTAAGGAATTATTCATTAATAATACAACCCCGTCTACACGGTATTTTGATGTCGacacaaaaaatattaagCAACCAGTGTTTGCAGAAAAATCTATCGATCGAATTGTAAAGCAACCAGTATTTATTGAAAACCCAGTTTTAAGGATCATAAAACAGCCTACTATCGAGGAAAATCAAGAAGAACGCAAACAACCAGTTGTAGAAAATTCGGTGCCATTAGTCATTGATCGAATTGTAGAAAAACCTATTCATCATATTGTTGATCGACCGATAAAGGTAGAAAATAATGTACCTGTAGATAAAATTGTCAAAACTCCAGTAGTGGTAGAGAAAATAATCACGAAAGAATTGAAGATTCCTTATCACGTAGCACACATCCTTGATCGACCTGTAACTGTGGAGAAAATTGTGGAAAAGCCTGTAGAAGTTTCACATTACATTGATCGTCctgtggaaataaaaattgagCGTCCAGTTGCAGTGGAGACCACAGTagaaacaaatattgaaaagaCTATTAATCGACCAATACCAATACAACATGTAATTGAAAAGCATGTACAGGTCCCGGTACCAGTAACATTGGAGAAAGTTTTTGAAAAGATTATAGATCGTCCTGTGCCTTACACGGTCGAGCAAATTATCGATCGCCCGTATCCAGTGGAaaaaattgttgaaaaaattGTTGATCGACCCTACCCAGTGCAAGTACCCGTAGAAATACCAGTACACTATCCTGTACAGGTTCCTGTGGCTATACCAGTACCATATCCAGTAGAGAAATACATAACTCTACCATTGCATGAACCAAAACCTACACATTCAATAATTAAAACTATTCATTACGAGCATTTAGATTTAGGAATGTTTTTGGCtcagaaaaagaaatatttagtTGATCATTTCTTCCCAAAATCTCACCACTACCCAAAAATTGATTGCGCGAAACCAGGCGAAATGCATAGTTTCTATCCAAATAATCGGTATCCTGTAAATGATTTACACAATGCAGCGTCGTCATCAATTCCGGTAATTGTGGATAATCACCATTTTAATACTCAAGCAAACAACTTACACGAAAAACAACCATTGGAGATTCTTAACGACGATGCTTATGCAG CAGGGAATTTTGCTTCCATTCAACATGAACCAGTCATGAAGGACTATTACATAGGACCAACTCCATTATTGACGGATCATTGGGCTAAAAGCGACGTAAAATTCCGACGTAATCCTAGCTACGGAAAGGGTCATCGCATCGAATACGGAGGATTTAAGCCACCATTAGTGCCATCGGTTGAGATAGATGAGCATGGCACTCCACTTTTAAAAAAGAGCCTTCCTGTGCTTTCTTGGTAG